The following proteins come from a genomic window of Melospiza melodia melodia isolate bMelMel2 unplaced genomic scaffold, bMelMel2.pri scaffold_32, whole genome shotgun sequence:
- the LOC134434163 gene encoding olfactory receptor 14I1-like, with translation QLLHFCLLLGISLAALLGNGLIISAVACSHHLHTPMFFFLLNLTLSDLGSICTTVPKAMHNSLWDTRNISYYGCAAQLFFFMFFISAEYFLLTVMCYDRYVS, from the coding sequence cagctcctgcacttctgcctcttgctgggcatctccctggctgccctcctgggcaacggcctcatcatcagcgccgtagcctgcagccaccacctgcacacgcccatgttcttcttcctgctcaacctgaccctcagtgacctgggctccatctgcaccactgtccccaaagccatgcacaattccctctgggacaccaggaacatctcctactatggatgtgctgcccagctctttttctttatgttcttcatctcagcagagtatttcctcctgaccgtcatgtgctacgaccgctacgtgtcc
- the LOC134434140 gene encoding serine/threonine-protein kinase pim-1-like, producing MGAATVAAAAAGGTTRPAVAAVESACQRRKDAPVPLEPALLWKVSWLGFCGVMRLLDWFEVPEGFALLMEHPQRWQDLWYFLHEQWFLTEPVVQGLLSQVLEAVRCCSSRGVLHRHIIAENVLVDLATGKVKLIDFGCGTILQDTFYTWMSGTPEYSPPEWILFGCYHGQPATIWSLGILLYELVCRHLPFHTNEDIVWGQLFFPPQMSQDCQHIIRWCLCMDPTDRPSLEDFLSILGCRSPAWPRRQQRCIPVHSRIQEPARSTGTCLVALEENPGVFPCGHGMEERAQPRRCFR from the exons CGcaaggatgcccctgtgcccctggagCCGGCGCTGCTGTGGAAGGTGTCGTGGCTTGGCTTCTGCGGCGTTATGCGGCTCCTGGACTGGTTCGAGGTGCCCGAGGGCTTCGCGCTGCTCATGGAGCATCCGCAGCGCTGGCAGGACCTCTGGTACTTCCTGCACGAACAGTGGTTCCTGACGGAGCCCGTggtgcaggggctgctcagccaggtgctggaggccgtgcggtgCTGCAGCAGCCGGGGTGTCCTGCACCGTCACATCATTGCCGAGAACGTCCTCGTCGACCTGGCCACGGGCAAGGTGAAGCTCATCGACTTTGGGTGCGGCACAATCCTCCAGGACACATTCTACACCTGGATGTCGG GAACACCGGAGTACAGCCCACCAGAGTGGATCCTCTTTGGCTGCTACCATGGCCAGCCAgccaccatctggtccctgggcatcctgctctaTGAGCTGGTCTGCAGGCACCTTCCTTTCCACACCAACGAGGACATTGTCTGGGGCCAGCTCTTCTTCCCGCCCCAGATGTCTCAAG ACTGCCAGCACatcatcaggtggtgtttatgcaTGGACCCCACAGACAGGCCATCACTGGAAGACTTTTTGAGCATtcttggctgcaggagccctgcctggcccaggAGACAGCAGAGATGCATCCCTGTGCACAGTAGGATCCAGGAGCCAGCACGTAGCACCGGCACGTGTCTCGTGGCGCTGGAAGAAAACCCTGGAGTGTTTCCCTGCGGCCACGGCATGGAGGAGAGAGCGCAGCCGAGGAGATGCTTCCGCTGA